Genomic segment of Betaproteobacteria bacterium:
CGGTGCCGCGCGGGGCAAGCACCTCGACCGCCGCGCGCAGCGCTTGCGGAAAACCGGCCGCTTCGAGACAGAAGCGCGCGCCCCGGCCGCCGGCGAGCCGGCGCACTTTCGCGACCAGGTCAGCGTCCTTGGCGTTCACGGTTGCGCTCGCGCCCAGCTCGCGCGCAAGCGCGAGGCGATCCTCGAACAGATCGACCGCGATGATGGGATCGCAGCCGCAGAGTTTCGCAGCCAGCATGCCGGCAAAGCCCACGGTCCCGGTGCCGAAAGCGACGTAGGAATCGCCCGCAGCGGGTTTGAGCACGTTGAGCACCGCACCAGCACCCGTATTCACGCCGCAAGGGAATGCGGCCAGGATGTCGAGCGGCGCCTCTCTCGGCATGCGGATGGTGTTGCGCGCCATGGCAAGCGTGACGCTGGAAAACGACGATTGCTGGAAGAACGATCCGTGGATCGGCTCGTCGCCGCGCACAAAGGCAACCGATGTTCCGTCGGAGCGCAAACCGCTGTGCTTCAGCCGCGGCGCATTGACGCAATAGGTCTCGAAGCCCGCCCGGCAATCGTCGCAGGCGCCACACGAAGGATTCGCCATGATGACGTGGTCGCCCGGCGCCAGTTCGGTCACGGCGGCGCCGACCTTTTCCACGATGCCGGCGCCTTCGTGCCCGTAGATCGCCGGGCAGGGAATCGGAAAAAAGCCGTCGCGCGCATGCACGTCGGTCTGGCAGATGCCGCTTGCGACCACGCGCACGCGCACTTCGTTCGGCCCGGGCTCCGCGACGCTCACCTCTTCCATCGACCAGCGCCCGCGCGGTTCGCGCATCACCGCCGCTTGTGCTTGCATCGTGTGCCCCCTTCTTCTGCCGCTATGGCGTCCTGCTTCGCCTCGCTACCGGCAACTTTATCCCACCTGGCCGTTCGGCTCGGACAGGGCCGCCGGGCCCAGCCGGTGTGCTCGCCACCACATCGGCTCTGAGCGCCGCGCCGGACCGCCGACGCTGCGCTATGCGTGCCTCATTGTGAGGGAATGTTGG
This window contains:
- a CDS encoding alcohol dehydrogenase catalytic domain-containing protein translates to MQAQAAVMREPRGRWSMEEVSVAEPGPNEVRVRVVASGICQTDVHARDGFFPIPCPAIYGHEGAGIVEKVGAAVTELAPGDHVIMANPSCGACDDCRAGFETYCVNAPRLKHSGLRSDGTSVAFVRGDEPIHGSFFQQSSFSSVTLAMARNTIRMPREAPLDILAAFPCGVNTGAGAVLNVLKPAAGDSYVAFGTGTVGFAGMLAAKLCGCDPIIAVDLFEDRLALARELGASATVNAKDADLVAKVRRLAGGRGARFCLEAAGFPQALRAAVEVLAPRGTACLVGSARPGVEVNLEMKTIQQGRIVRGCSQGESDVQRFLPRLIDLFASGKLPIDRLVRHYPHAAINEAVADMLAGSTIKAVLRIAQ